The following proteins are encoded in a genomic region of Dyadobacter sp. UC 10:
- a CDS encoding LacI family DNA-binding transcriptional regulator — protein MEAITIKDIAKALNLSTSTVSRALRNSYEINPETKRLVMEYAERMNYRPNPIALSLKDSKSKSIGVIIPEIANHFFSQLINGIESIAYNLGYHVVIFQSHDSYEREVANTNYLVSRKVDGLLVSLASLTTDLFHFQDLMERGLPIVFLDRVPKEIETHKVVADNFAGAYEATKHLIQSGRKRIAHLTSPIYLSNTTERLAGYKKALEDHGLPVDESYVKYCHYGGKVVSENEAAIQEMLSLPEPPDAIFTASDKLTTGCMAVLQQKKIRIPEQIAIVGFTNIGVADLLNPPLTAVVQPATDMGQQAVELLIRLIEHPQKTSEYEIRSLKTSLIIRQSSGHS, from the coding sequence TTGGAAGCAATTACAATCAAGGATATTGCAAAAGCGCTGAATTTGTCTACTTCAACCGTTTCGCGCGCGCTGCGTAACAGTTACGAGATCAATCCCGAAACCAAGAGGCTGGTAATGGAATATGCGGAACGAATGAATTACCGGCCCAATCCGATCGCATTGAGTTTGAAGGATAGCAAAAGCAAGTCGATCGGCGTCATCATTCCTGAAATCGCAAACCACTTTTTCTCCCAGCTAATCAATGGGATTGAGTCTATTGCGTATAATCTTGGTTATCATGTGGTCATATTTCAAAGCCACGATTCGTACGAGCGGGAAGTTGCGAATACTAACTATCTTGTTTCACGAAAAGTAGACGGCCTGCTTGTATCGCTGGCAAGTTTAACCACTGATCTGTTCCATTTTCAGGATTTGATGGAGAGAGGTTTGCCCATTGTGTTTCTGGACAGGGTACCCAAGGAAATTGAAACGCATAAGGTGGTCGCCGACAATTTTGCAGGAGCCTATGAAGCGACGAAGCATTTAATCCAGTCGGGCAGGAAACGCATCGCGCATCTGACCAGCCCTATATATTTGTCGAACACTACCGAACGTTTGGCAGGATATAAAAAGGCTTTGGAGGATCATGGTTTGCCTGTGGATGAATCTTATGTAAAATACTGCCATTACGGAGGAAAGGTAGTGAGTGAAAATGAAGCGGCTATTCAGGAAATGCTGAGTCTTCCTGAGCCTCCTGACGCTATTTTCACGGCCAGCGACAAACTTACTACGGGTTGTATGGCAGTTTTGCAACAAAAAAAGATCAGGATACCTGAACAGATCGCGATCGTAGGTTTTACCAATATCGGTGTTGCCGACTTACTTAATCCACCCCTGACGGCCGTGGTGCAGCCTGCCACAGATATGGGGCAGCAGGCGGTCGAACTACTAATCCGGCTGATTGAACATCCGCAAAAAACCTCCGAATACGAAATCCGTTCCCTTAAAACTTCGCTGATTATCCGTCAGTCTTCCGGGCATTCGTAA
- a CDS encoding ATP-grasp domain-containing protein: protein MARTLTFLCISTYFKGNDFLKACKEAGNKVFLITAKKLENKPWAREAVDEFFYIEEGPDGTYNMSEIITGLAYVMRTRPIDRVVALDDFDVEKAAHIREYFRIPGMGQTTGRYFRDKLAMRTKAAESGILVPAFSSLFNDDDINRFIEKYPGPWMIKPRSEASATGIKKLENADELWQTIHDLGDKRHAYLVEQFKPGDVYHVDSISYNGRVIFSWNSKYLAPPFDVAHGGGIFRSVTVPFDSSEEHALETLAIDLLKAFGLKHSASHTEVIRCYDDGKYYFLETSSRVGGANLSEMVDASSGINLWKEWAKMETAEANGDNYKLPPVRKEYSGIIISLARQERPNMAVFDDPEIVWRMEEPYHVGLVVRSKSHEKVMELLDKYAAIIQKKYHASAPAPDRPTH, encoded by the coding sequence ATGGCCCGGACGCTGACATTTCTTTGTATTTCGACCTATTTCAAAGGCAACGATTTTCTCAAAGCCTGTAAAGAAGCCGGTAACAAAGTATTTCTGATCACTGCCAAAAAGCTGGAAAATAAACCCTGGGCAAGAGAGGCGGTCGATGAGTTTTTCTATATCGAGGAAGGACCCGACGGGACTTATAATATGTCCGAGATCATTACCGGCCTGGCTTATGTCATGCGGACCAGGCCGATCGACAGGGTCGTTGCACTGGACGACTTTGATGTAGAAAAAGCAGCGCATATCCGGGAGTATTTCAGGATACCCGGCATGGGACAAACTACCGGCAGGTATTTCAGGGACAAGCTCGCAATGCGCACCAAAGCTGCCGAGTCGGGTATATTGGTACCGGCATTTTCTTCGCTGTTCAATGACGATGACATCAATCGCTTTATCGAAAAATATCCCGGTCCCTGGATGATCAAGCCACGTTCCGAAGCCTCTGCGACAGGAATCAAAAAACTGGAAAATGCGGACGAGCTTTGGCAAACGATCCACGATCTCGGGGATAAAAGGCATGCATACCTGGTAGAACAGTTCAAGCCGGGGGATGTTTATCATGTGGACTCGATTTCCTATAATGGCAGGGTTATATTTTCCTGGAACAGCAAATACCTCGCACCTCCTTTCGATGTAGCGCACGGAGGCGGCATCTTCCGATCGGTAACCGTTCCATTCGATTCTTCCGAGGAACATGCGCTGGAAACGCTCGCTATCGACCTTTTGAAAGCGTTCGGACTCAAACACAGCGCGTCGCATACGGAAGTAATCCGCTGCTACGACGACGGTAAGTATTATTTTCTTGAAACTTCTTCCCGCGTGGGCGGCGCTAATTTGTCCGAAATGGTAGACGCATCTTCCGGCATTAACCTCTGGAAAGAATGGGCAAAAATGGAGACCGCGGAGGCGAATGGTGACAACTACAAGCTGCCGCCGGTAAGAAAGGAATATTCGGGCATTATCATATCCCTGGCCCGGCAGGAGCGGCCGAACATGGCGGTTTTCGATGATCCTGAAATTGTGTGGAGAATGGAAGAGCCTTATCACGTAGGGCTGGTAGTTCGCTCCAAGTCGCACGAAAAAGTAATGGAGCTGCTGGACAAGTATGCGGCGATCATTCAAAAAAAATACCACGCATCTGCTCCTGCGCCGGACCGTCCTACGCATTGA
- a CDS encoding MerR family transcriptional regulator translates to MILYSVKKLARLAGVSVRTLHLYDRMGLLKPSVRTEARYRMYGEKELLRLQQILFYKELDFALQEILQILNDPDFDLIQALESHKSALKARKERIATLLVTVEKTIVKLKKGAMMNHEELYAGLPREKAEAYRKEAAEKWGSETVENAEKELGKLSKAEIAELMSESRRVAERLAVLSRENPEGPLVQTEIAKHYALIRRFWGTSGSPDQQAEAYAGLGQLYADDERYTLIDEKPNPEFAIFMRDAMRCFAEQNLK, encoded by the coding sequence ATGATCCTTTATTCAGTCAAAAAACTCGCCCGTCTTGCTGGTGTCAGTGTGCGCACGCTGCATTTGTATGACCGGATGGGGCTTTTGAAGCCGTCTGTGCGTACCGAGGCCAGGTACAGGATGTATGGGGAAAAAGAGCTTCTGCGGTTGCAGCAAATCCTGTTCTATAAAGAGTTGGATTTTGCACTGCAGGAGATCCTGCAAATTCTCAATGATCCTGATTTCGACTTAATCCAAGCGCTTGAAAGTCACAAATCTGCATTGAAGGCCAGAAAAGAACGGATCGCTACTTTGCTTGTTACGGTTGAAAAAACAATCGTTAAACTAAAAAAAGGAGCTATGATGAATCACGAAGAGTTATATGCTGGCTTGCCTCGCGAAAAGGCAGAAGCCTACCGGAAAGAAGCCGCAGAAAAGTGGGGATCCGAAACTGTTGAAAATGCGGAAAAAGAACTCGGTAAACTCAGTAAGGCTGAAATCGCTGAACTAATGTCGGAATCCAGGCGGGTAGCAGAGCGACTTGCAGTATTGAGCAGGGAAAACCCGGAAGGGCCCCTGGTACAAACCGAAATAGCGAAGCATTATGCTTTGATCAGGCGATTTTGGGGAACCTCCGGATCACCAGATCAACAAGCAGAAGCTTATGCAGGCCTGGGTCAGCTGTATGCAGACGATGAACGCTACACGCTAATTGACGAAAAGCCAAATCCGGAATTTGCAATTTTCATGCGGGATGCAATGCGTTGTTTCGCTGAGCAGAATCTGAAATAG
- a CDS encoding methionine aminotransferase, translating into MHFTSRLKSKLPNIGTTIFTRMSKLAEEYQALNLSQGFPEFDCSPDLQRLVDKYIRSGKNQYAPMAGVMPLREAISKKTYESTGREYHPETEITITSGATEALYVAITTIVNPGDEVIVFEPAYDSYVPAIELCGGIPIFVTLDPQYDSIDWKAVASKISEKTVAILINTPHNPTGNVWSQRDLQTLAELAEKYDLHVISDEVYEHIIFDGSSHISAASIPALASRTFLCGSFGKTFHTTGWKLGYCLAPAALTTEFRKIHQFLVFSVVTPFQFAVAEYLLEPGHYLKLSDFYQQKRDLFLQAVEGIGFTAKPAEGTFFQNLSYQSLSDENDVSLAERLTREFKIASIPVSAFYSQPVQFKTLRFCFAKNDETLLKGAEYLQKVIW; encoded by the coding sequence ATGCATTTTACATCCCGGCTGAAATCCAAATTGCCGAATATAGGAACGACGATCTTTACCAGAATGTCAAAGCTGGCTGAGGAGTACCAGGCGCTCAACCTGTCGCAAGGTTTCCCTGAATTTGACTGTTCGCCGGATTTGCAGCGATTGGTTGATAAATACATTCGGTCGGGGAAAAATCAATATGCGCCGATGGCAGGGGTAATGCCTTTACGGGAAGCTATTTCGAAGAAAACATACGAATCTACGGGCAGGGAATATCACCCGGAAACTGAAATTACAATCACCAGTGGCGCTACTGAGGCCTTGTATGTGGCCATTACGACGATTGTGAATCCCGGAGACGAGGTGATCGTTTTCGAGCCTGCTTATGATAGTTATGTCCCCGCAATCGAGCTTTGTGGGGGTATTCCGATATTCGTCACGCTGGATCCGCAGTATGATTCCATCGACTGGAAAGCCGTAGCATCGAAGATCAGTGAAAAAACGGTCGCTATTTTGATCAATACGCCGCATAACCCGACGGGAAATGTGTGGTCGCAACGTGATTTGCAGACTTTGGCGGAACTGGCGGAAAAGTATGATCTGCACGTGATCAGCGATGAAGTTTACGAGCATATTATTTTCGATGGCAGCTCTCACATTTCTGCGGCATCCATTCCAGCTCTTGCGTCGCGCACTTTCCTTTGTGGTTCATTTGGTAAAACATTTCACACGACCGGCTGGAAATTGGGCTATTGCCTGGCGCCGGCTGCATTGACTACTGAATTCCGGAAAATCCATCAATTCCTCGTTTTTAGTGTGGTAACCCCATTCCAGTTTGCAGTGGCGGAATATCTTCTGGAACCCGGGCATTATTTAAAATTATCAGATTTTTATCAACAGAAAAGAGACCTGTTTTTGCAGGCTGTGGAGGGTATTGGTTTTACCGCGAAACCGGCGGAAGGTACCTTTTTTCAAAATCTCTCCTATCAGAGTTTGTCTGACGAAAACGACGTATCCCTTGCTGAGCGATTGACCAGAGAATTTAAAATCGCTTCCATTCCGGTTTCCGCATTTTATAGCCAACCTGTTCAATTCAAAACGTTGAGGTTCTGTTTCGCAAAAAATGACGAAACCCTGTTGAAAGGAGCTGAATATTTGCAGAAGGTTATTTGGTAA
- a CDS encoding NUDIX hydrolase — protein MISLPVGDALFNYRVAGVAVLNGKVLLHKTPSDKFWSLPGGRAEIFEFSKDTLAREMQEETGLEVSVGELLWISENFFVYNGKKYHELGFYYLMEIHALEDQSDFLGAEGQDELLFKWINVSELAVNRIYPEFIAEELTKWPLLQKHFTSSFIDLDK, from the coding sequence ATGATCAGTCTTCCCGTCGGTGATGCCCTTTTCAATTATCGCGTCGCCGGAGTTGCGGTTTTGAATGGAAAGGTACTTTTACACAAGACACCTTCCGATAAGTTCTGGAGCCTGCCGGGTGGACGGGCCGAGATATTTGAATTTTCAAAAGATACGCTGGCCAGGGAAATGCAGGAAGAAACCGGGCTGGAAGTGTCGGTAGGCGAACTACTGTGGATATCTGAGAATTTCTTCGTTTATAATGGAAAAAAATACCACGAGCTCGGATTTTACTATCTAATGGAAATTCACGCGCTGGAAGACCAGTCCGATTTTCTTGGTGCCGAGGGGCAGGATGAGCTGCTTTTCAAATGGATCAATGTGAGTGAGCTGGCAGTCAATCGTATTTATCCCGAATTCATCGCAGAAGAACTAACCAAATGGCCCCTGCTGCAAAAGCATTTTACTTCTTCTTTCATTGATCTGGATAAGTAG
- a CDS encoding UbiA family prenyltransferase, translating to MLKKITAFIFFANYFVGILAVALSIETLAQLHLPLNSIPYYLLIFSATVFYYTIAYSSPPGSDVSPNPRTEWYRTHHRFIRVSQYFFFAVCLSIGCWLLVTRFSELINLPVYWWLMMLGICTAAVLYYGLLPKSVISFNLRNTGWLKAFVIGFVWAGFVNIFPVAMLKIEHGIDVQEPAFMLWLFVKNWMVMSANAIMFDMKDYEDDANIQLKTFAVAMGLRNTILYVLVPLLSVGLLSFLTLAYFADLSPVTVFFNFIPFISYLIVAFTLRKPKSVLFYLIVIDGLLLVKAVCGISGSFFTSSIH from the coding sequence ATGCTCAAAAAAATTACGGCATTCATATTTTTTGCAAACTACTTTGTCGGGATACTTGCGGTCGCACTTTCCATAGAAACGCTGGCCCAGCTGCATTTGCCGCTCAACTCCATACCATACTATCTGCTGATTTTCAGTGCAACGGTATTCTATTATACGATCGCCTATTCCAGCCCGCCGGGCAGTGATGTTTCGCCCAATCCGCGCACGGAATGGTACCGTACGCACCATCGGTTTATCAGGGTCAGTCAGTATTTTTTTTTCGCAGTCTGCCTGAGCATCGGATGCTGGCTTCTGGTGACTCGCTTTTCTGAGTTGATTAATCTGCCGGTATATTGGTGGCTGATGATGCTGGGAATATGCACGGCGGCAGTTTTGTATTACGGATTACTTCCCAAGTCTGTCATCTCATTCAATCTTCGGAATACGGGCTGGTTAAAAGCATTTGTGATCGGATTTGTATGGGCGGGGTTCGTGAATATTTTCCCGGTTGCTATGCTGAAAATCGAGCATGGAATCGATGTTCAGGAGCCCGCGTTTATGCTTTGGTTATTTGTAAAAAACTGGATGGTAATGTCTGCCAATGCGATCATGTTTGATATGAAGGATTATGAGGACGATGCCAATATCCAGCTCAAAACCTTTGCAGTCGCAATGGGTTTGCGGAATACGATCCTATATGTGCTCGTGCCGTTGCTTTCGGTCGGCCTGCTTTCCTTCCTGACACTCGCCTATTTCGCCGACCTCAGTCCGGTAACGGTGTTTTTCAATTTTATTCCGTTCATTTCCTACCTGATCGTAGCCTTCACGCTCCGCAAACCCAAAAGTGTCCTTTTTTATCTGATCGTGATCGATGGATTACTTTTGGTAAAAGCGGTTTGCGGCATTTCGGGAAGCTTTTTTACCAGCTCTATACACTAG
- a CDS encoding leucyl aminopeptidase family protein, whose protein sequence is MQIEQIFHADEEVLTIRTYEQGAEPENQAMFKAEKGEVWWFSSRELWLGLGKEPKLPGIIKLFRSLFFKRKDRWPDEIVVDARGKSAEWVENAVNGIILGGYNLQLYKSNPKPLSDFFRNGTLRILTGEGAAVSESISTGQKTAVVQMRIMDLMNAPGNYKTPEILAEWAVKSGAEHGYKVSVLDKTKLEKLGMHALLAVNKGSAVPPVMIISEYTPENYQRTVALVGKGVTFDTGGISIKASANMHLMKSDMGGAGAVLGIVELAAQLKLPVRIIGVIPSTENCVDGAAVKPGDVIGSYSGKTIEVIDTDAEGRLILADGISYAVRNFNPDILIDLATLTGSVIQTLGYEAAGLFTPNDQLAADLAGSGDTTGERVWRLPVWDEYKEEINSDIADVKNYHGKPLAGAIVAAKFLEVFTEEHPAWAHLDIAGTAFGDTEFAPGRAGTAYGIRLLRQFLSTLSLRQ, encoded by the coding sequence ATGCAAATAGAACAGATATTCCACGCAGACGAGGAGGTACTTACTATACGAACGTATGAGCAAGGGGCTGAGCCGGAAAATCAGGCGATGTTCAAGGCTGAGAAAGGCGAAGTGTGGTGGTTTTCTTCCAGAGAACTCTGGCTGGGGCTTGGGAAGGAGCCGAAACTGCCTGGTATTATCAAGCTATTCCGGTCACTTTTTTTCAAAAGAAAAGACCGTTGGCCGGATGAAATTGTTGTCGACGCCCGGGGCAAAAGTGCGGAGTGGGTCGAAAATGCTGTTAATGGCATTATTCTTGGTGGATATAATCTGCAACTCTATAAATCGAATCCAAAACCCCTTAGCGACTTTTTCCGGAACGGTACCCTGCGTATCCTGACAGGGGAAGGGGCGGCTGTGAGTGAAAGTATTTCAACCGGCCAAAAAACTGCAGTTGTGCAAATGCGGATTATGGATTTGATGAACGCACCGGGCAACTACAAAACGCCCGAAATACTGGCAGAATGGGCTGTGAAGTCGGGCGCGGAACATGGTTATAAGGTAAGCGTTTTGGATAAAACGAAACTGGAAAAGCTGGGAATGCACGCATTGCTGGCTGTAAATAAGGGCAGCGCCGTGCCGCCGGTCATGATCATTTCTGAATATACGCCTGAGAATTATCAGCGTACCGTTGCATTGGTAGGGAAGGGCGTCACATTCGATACCGGTGGGATTTCCATTAAAGCCTCGGCCAATATGCACCTGATGAAAAGCGATATGGGCGGCGCAGGCGCTGTTTTGGGAATAGTGGAGCTGGCGGCGCAGCTGAAATTACCGGTCCGCATTATCGGCGTAATTCCCTCTACCGAAAATTGTGTGGATGGTGCGGCCGTGAAGCCCGGTGACGTCATCGGTTCGTATTCGGGCAAGACCATTGAAGTAATCGATACCGACGCCGAAGGCAGGCTCATTCTGGCCGACGGGATAAGTTATGCGGTGCGGAATTTTAACCCAGATATACTGATCGACCTCGCCACACTTACCGGAAGTGTTATCCAGACGCTGGGCTATGAGGCTGCGGGATTATTTACTCCGAATGATCAGCTGGCAGCAGACCTGGCCGGATCGGGCGATACGACGGGCGAGCGCGTATGGCGGCTGCCGGTTTGGGATGAATACAAAGAAGAGATCAATTCCGATATTGCTGATGTAAAAAATTACCACGGTAAGCCACTGGCGGGAGCTATTGTCGCCGCTAAGTTTCTGGAAGTTTTTACAGAGGAACACCCAGCCTGGGCACACCTGGATATTGCAGGTACCGCTTTCGGCGACACGGAGTTTGCGCCGGGACGCGCCGGTACTGCTTACGGGATCCGTTTACTAAGGCAATTTTTGTCGACTTTGTCACTCCGTCAGTAG
- a CDS encoding tagaturonate reductase codes for MNYLFREKLRQLRNHPGVTVPEDSVFQLPEKVLQFGTGAFLRGLADFYIDKANRQGVFNGRIVVVKSTDKGDLKAFERQNNLYTLCTRGIIGGRVEEENIISSAISRVINAKSQWSLVLDLARNPAIGMIISNTTETGIQLVQDDIYQWPPVSFPGKLLAFLYARYVAFSGAADAGVVIIPTELIPENGKKLEAIVLELAHRNGLEAAFIDWIEQHNQFCNSLVDRIVPGKPEESVHKELEEELGYKDELLITAEPYHLWAIEGGDEIRAKIPFYGIDKGLVIEPDIELYRELKLRLLNGAHTLGSGLAYLCGFSTVVEAMSNPSFATFISNLMLTEIARAIPYPVPDGLAAEFSRQVLERFKNPHIQHQWLNISQNYSAKIQSRVASTFLNYEKQQAHFPEYATFGYAAYIYYMKPARKDGDKYYGLANGDYYLIQDEKAAFFYQKWQMSSMEETVKAILKDVTIWGKDLSKEESLVTGIAGHLLSLKQNGAMETLEMFLAETEYA; via the coding sequence ATGAATTATCTTTTTCGCGAAAAGCTCCGGCAACTCAGAAATCACCCCGGTGTGACCGTGCCTGAGGACTCGGTTTTTCAGTTACCCGAAAAAGTACTTCAATTCGGTACAGGCGCATTTCTGCGGGGACTTGCCGACTTTTATATAGACAAAGCTAATAGGCAGGGTGTTTTTAATGGCAGAATAGTGGTCGTAAAATCTACCGACAAAGGTGATTTAAAAGCATTTGAAAGACAAAATAACCTATACACGCTTTGCACACGCGGAATTATCGGCGGAAGGGTTGAAGAAGAGAATATCATTTCATCTGCAATCAGCAGGGTTATTAATGCCAAATCCCAATGGTCACTCGTGCTGGACCTGGCGCGCAATCCTGCGATCGGTATGATCATATCGAATACGACCGAAACCGGCATTCAGCTGGTTCAGGATGATATTTATCAGTGGCCGCCAGTCTCGTTTCCGGGCAAATTACTGGCATTTTTGTACGCCCGGTACGTTGCTTTTTCAGGTGCCGCCGACGCAGGAGTAGTTATTATCCCGACCGAGCTGATCCCTGAAAATGGTAAAAAACTGGAAGCGATCGTCCTCGAACTGGCTCACAGAAATGGGTTGGAAGCAGCCTTTATCGACTGGATTGAACAACATAACCAGTTTTGCAATTCACTGGTAGACAGGATCGTACCCGGAAAACCGGAAGAATCCGTTCATAAAGAACTGGAAGAAGAGCTCGGTTACAAAGACGAACTGCTCATTACGGCTGAGCCTTACCACTTATGGGCGATTGAAGGAGGTGACGAGATCCGTGCGAAAATTCCGTTTTATGGAATAGACAAAGGATTGGTGATCGAACCCGATATCGAACTGTACCGTGAGTTGAAACTTCGTTTATTGAATGGAGCGCACACGCTGGGAAGTGGGCTGGCATATTTGTGCGGATTCAGTACAGTCGTAGAAGCCATGTCAAACCCGAGTTTCGCTACTTTCATTTCAAATTTGATGCTGACCGAAATCGCCCGGGCTATACCGTATCCTGTTCCGGACGGGCTCGCAGCAGAGTTCAGCCGGCAGGTACTGGAGCGTTTCAAAAATCCGCATATTCAGCATCAATGGTTAAACATCAGTCAAAATTATTCCGCTAAGATTCAATCCCGGGTGGCCTCTACATTCCTGAACTACGAAAAACAACAAGCTCATTTCCCGGAATACGCAACCTTTGGCTACGCCGCCTATATTTATTATATGAAGCCTGCACGGAAAGATGGCGACAAATATTATGGGCTGGCAAATGGGGATTATTACCTGATCCAGGACGAAAAAGCTGCTTTCTTTTACCAAAAATGGCAAATGTCATCAATGGAAGAAACGGTTAAAGCGATTTTGAAAGACGTTACTATCTGGGGTAAAGATCTTAGCAAAGAAGAATCGCTTGTAACGGGAATTGCCGGACATTTGCTTTCTTTGAAACAAAATGGCGCGATGGAAACACTTGAAATGTTTCTGGCAGAAACGGAATATGCCTGA
- a CDS encoding M20/M25/M40 family metallo-hydrolase translates to MKKVSLFITLLFLSQAVISFGQKDPVVENIVKEATDNSQLEKLAHELMDVIGPRLVGSPQMQQAHEWAVEKYKGWNITAKNEKWGEWRGWERGISHIDMVAPRVKSLQGMQLAWSPGTGGKTVTADVIILPDLTDSVAFQKWLPSAKGKFVMISMNQPTGRPDYNWEEFATKESFEKMKKDRDAQTEAWASRLRKTGYNGRTLPAALEKAGAAGVVMSYWSKGFGANKIFGAYTKKVPTIDIELEDYGLLYRLAESGHTPKISVRADAKETGVAQTFNTIGEIKGTEKPNEYVILSAHFDSWDGGTGATDNGTGTIVMMEAMRILKKVYPNPKRTILVGHWGSEEQGLNGSRAFVEDHPEIVQNIQAVFNQDNGTGRVVSLQGQGFVNSYDYLGRWLSKVPENIKAPIDTRFPGAPGTGGSDFASFVAAGAPAFSLSSLGWSYGNYTWHTNLDTYDKIVFDDVRSNAILAAIMAYQASEDPAKTSRDKIVMPLDSKGVPGSWPEPRKPTRRGGLD, encoded by the coding sequence ATGAAAAAAGTTTCCCTATTCATTACCCTGCTCTTTTTGTCTCAGGCAGTTATAAGTTTTGGTCAAAAAGATCCCGTTGTTGAGAACATAGTAAAAGAAGCAACAGACAATTCGCAGCTTGAAAAGCTGGCGCACGAGCTGATGGACGTGATCGGCCCCCGGTTGGTGGGTTCCCCTCAGATGCAGCAGGCGCACGAATGGGCTGTGGAAAAATATAAGGGCTGGAATATCACCGCTAAAAATGAGAAGTGGGGAGAATGGCGCGGCTGGGAACGAGGCATTTCGCATATTGATATGGTAGCGCCGCGCGTAAAATCCCTGCAGGGAATGCAGCTGGCGTGGAGTCCCGGTACCGGTGGAAAAACGGTAACTGCTGACGTAATCATCCTGCCCGACTTAACGGATTCTGTTGCATTTCAGAAATGGTTGCCTTCGGCGAAAGGCAAATTCGTCATGATCAGCATGAACCAGCCCACCGGTCGCCCGGATTACAATTGGGAGGAGTTTGCGACGAAGGAATCATTTGAAAAAATGAAAAAGGACCGCGACGCACAAACCGAGGCGTGGGCCAGCCGGTTAAGAAAAACGGGCTATAACGGCCGCACTTTACCCGCTGCGCTCGAAAAAGCAGGGGCCGCCGGTGTGGTAATGAGCTATTGGTCAAAAGGTTTTGGCGCAAATAAGATATTCGGCGCTTATACCAAAAAGGTGCCCACTATTGATATTGAATTGGAAGACTACGGATTGCTCTACCGTCTGGCGGAGTCGGGACACACGCCGAAAATCAGTGTTCGGGCTGATGCTAAGGAAACCGGCGTAGCGCAGACTTTCAATACGATCGGTGAGATCAAAGGCACTGAAAAGCCGAATGAATATGTGATCCTTTCTGCCCATTTCGATTCGTGGGACGGCGGTACCGGCGCAACGGACAATGGAACGGGTACGATCGTGATGATGGAGGCAATGCGTATTCTGAAAAAAGTATATCCAAATCCGAAACGCACGATCCTGGTGGGCCACTGGGGCAGCGAGGAGCAGGGTTTGAATGGTTCACGCGCTTTTGTGGAAGACCATCCTGAAATCGTTCAGAATATCCAGGCGGTATTTAACCAGGATAATGGGACTGGCCGCGTGGTAAGCTTACAGGGACAAGGTTTCGTGAATTCATACGATTACCTGGGTCGCTGGCTTTCGAAGGTACCCGAAAATATCAAGGCACCTATTGATACCCGTTTTCCCGGTGCTCCCGGCACAGGCGGCTCCGACTTCGCTTCTTTCGTAGCGGCTGGCGCGCCTGCATTCTCGCTGAGCTCGCTGGGCTGGTCTTATGGCAATTATACCTGGCATACTAACCTCGATACTTACGACAAGATCGTATTCGACGATGTGAGAAGCAATGCGATCCTGGCGGCGATTATGGCGTATCAGGCCAGCGAAGATCCTGCCAAAACTTCCCGCGACAAGATCGTGATGCCGCTGGACTCGAAAGGTGTACCAGGCTCATGGCCTGAGCCGAGAAAGCCGACGCGAAGAGGGGGATTGGATTGA
- a CDS encoding nuclear transport factor 2 family protein, which translates to MKRSILLFICFLLINVSASAQSSDEKAIASQVEKLRVALVDGKEEALAKLTSPSLSYGHSNGLVEDKKAFLIALTSGESNFTKIDLSDQTIYISGDVAMVRHKLKGETHNKGKDPAPISLGVLLVWQK; encoded by the coding sequence ATGAAAAGATCGATTCTACTTTTTATTTGTTTTCTGCTGATCAATGTCTCAGCCTCTGCACAGTCCTCAGATGAAAAAGCGATTGCTTCGCAGGTGGAAAAATTGCGGGTCGCATTGGTGGATGGCAAAGAAGAAGCTTTGGCGAAACTGACCTCCCCTTCCCTATCCTACGGCCACTCCAATGGTTTGGTAGAAGATAAAAAAGCATTCTTGATTGCGCTGACCAGCGGCGAATCCAACTTTACCAAAATTGACCTGAGCGACCAAACTATCTACATATCAGGTGATGTAGCAATGGTGCGGCACAAGCTGAAAGGCGAAACGCACAACAAAGGAAAAGACCCCGCCCCGATCAGTCTCGGTGTTCTGCTGGTATGGCAAAAGTAA